From the genome of Rhineura floridana isolate rRhiFlo1 chromosome 7, rRhiFlo1.hap2, whole genome shotgun sequence, one region includes:
- the PCYT1A gene encoding choline-phosphate cytidylyltransferase A isoform X4, giving the protein MEPQGTGRLNSRKRRKEGLGPNGATEADGIPSKMPRNCLGLREPAPFSDELEVDYSKPYIRVTFDEALRGTPLDRPVRVYADGIFDLFHSGHARALMQAKSLFPNTYLIVGVCSDELTHNFKGFTVMNEAERYDAVQHCRYVDEVVRNAPWTLTPEFLAEHRIDFVAHDDIPYSSAGSDDVYQHIKDAGMFAPTQRTEGISTSDIITRIVRDYDVYARRNLQRGYTAKELNVSFINEKKYHLQERVDKVKKRVKDVEEKSKEFVQKVEEKSIDLIQKWEEKSREFIGNFLEMFGPEGALKHMLKEGKGRMLQAISPKQSPSSSPTHDRSPSPSFRWPFTARTPPSSPANLSRNKSAVTYDISEDEED; this is encoded by the exons ATGGAACCCCAAGGCACAGGCAGGCTGAATtccaggaaaaggaggaaggaagggctggGCCCCAATGGGGCCACCGAGGCAGATGGCATCCCCTCTAAAATGCCACGGAACTGCTTG GGCCTCAGGGAACCAGCTCCATTTTCTGATGAGCTTGAAGTGGACTACAGCAAGCCATACATCCGAGTCACATTTGACGAAGCTTTGAGGGGGACTCCAT TGGACAGACCAGTCAGGGTTTACGCTGATGGAATATTTGACCTCTTCCACTCTGGACATGCCCGGGCCTTGATGCAGGCAAAAAGCCTCTTCCCAAACACGTATCTGATTGTTGGAG TCTGCAGCGACGAATTGACGCACAACTTCAAGGGTTTCACGGTGATGAATGAAGCCGAGCGCTACGATGCTGTGCAGCACTGCCGCTACGTGGATGAGGTGGTGAGGAATGCCCCGTGGACCCTCACGCCAGAGTTTTTGGCTGAGCACAGG ATCGACTTTGTTGCCCACGACGACATCCCGTATTCCTCTGCCGGCAGCGACGATGTCTATCAACACATAAaagatgcag GAATGTTTGCGCCGACCCAGAGGACCGAAGGGATTTCCACGTCGGACATCATCACCCGCATTGTCCGGGACTATGACGTCTATGCACGGCGGAACCTGCAAAGGGGCTACACTGCTAAAGAGCTCAATGTCAGCTTCATCAAC GAGAAGAAATACCATTTGCAGGAGCGCGTGGACAAGGTGAAGAAGAGGGTGAAGGACGTGGAAGAGAAGTCCAAGGAGTTtgtgcagaaagtggaggaaaagAGCATTGACCTCATTCAGAAATGGGAAGAGAAATCCCGCGAGTTCATTGGCAACttcttggagatgtttggccCCGAAGGAGCTCTG AAGCACATGCTGAAAGAGGGGAAGGGGCGTATGCTGCAggccatcagccccaagcagagCCCGAGCAGCAGCCCCACACACGaccgctccccctccccttccttccgcTGGCCCTTCACCGCCAGGACGCCTCCCTCGTCCCCGGCCAACCTCTCCAGGAACAAGTCAGCAGTCACCTATGACATCAGTGAGGACGAGGAGGACTAG
- the SLC51A gene encoding organic solute transporter subunit alpha, translated as MEPLGDLVKDPRFPPELIHLLIENFSVPIACFSHPPTALQLLQQQSLVDLTITGMATFLTLLSAIIFVEDAMYLSKKVRCFIKMKTLIWSSSAPTVVSVFCCFGLWVPRSMSVVEMAIGAYFAVCFYLLLLIMVEGFGGTEAVLKALKDTPIVISTGPCCCCCPCCPRITMTKQKLKLIMLGTFQYAFLKGACVFLGLVLTTEGLYNTSDISATSVALWINTFLGVSTVFGLWALAVLFRQARTHLASQNMGSKFACFQVLLIVTALQPSIFSILGNGGQIGCSPPLSSRTRSQVMHAQLLILQTFILTVLTRMYYRKQDDKAGCCPVGALPETKTDISL; from the exons ATGGAGCCTTTGGGTGATCTAGTGAAAGACCCTCG GTTCCCCCCTGAACTGATCCATCTGCTGATTGAGAATTTCAGCGTCCCCATTGCCTGCTTCTCCCATCCACCGACCGCTTTGCAGCTGCTGCAAC AGCAGAGCCTCGTAGACCTCACCATCACTGGCATGGCGACCTTCCTCACGCTGCTGTCCGCCATCATCTTTGTGGAAGACGCCATGTACCTCTCGAAGAAGGTCCGCTGTTTCATCAAGATGAAAACCCTCATCTGGAGCAGCTCCGCACCCACC GTGGTCTCAGTGTTCTGCTGTTTTGGGCTCTGGGTCCCCCGCTCAATGTCGGTGGTGGAGATGGCTATTGGCGC gtactttgccGTCTGCTTCTACCTGCTGCTGCTGATCATGGTGGAAGGCTTTGGGGGAACGGAGGCTGTGCTCAAGGCCTTGAAGGACACCCCCATCGTGATCAGCACgggcccctgctgctgctgctgcccctgctgccctCGCATCACCATGACCAA ACAGAAACTGAAGCTCATCATGCTGGGTACTTTCCAATATGCCTTCCTGAAGGGAGCCTGCGTCTTCCTAGGGCTCGTTCTGACCACAGAAGGCCTGTATAACACGTCGGAC ATTTCAGCCACAAGTGTGGCCCTCTGGATAAACACCTTCCTGGGTGTGTCCACCGTATTTGGACTGTGGGCATTGGCGGTCCTGTTTCGGCAAGCCAGAACACACCTGGCCTCACAGAACATGGGCTCCAAGTTTGCTTGCTTCCAG GTTCTCCTCATCGTGACTGCGCTGCAGCCCTCCATCTTCAGCATCCTGGGCAACGGCGGCCAGATCGGCTGCTCCCCGCCATTGTCTTCCAGAACACGCTCGCAGG TGATGCACGCACAGCTGCTCATCTTACAGACCTTCATCCTGACGGTGCTGACCAGGATGTATTACCGGAAACAGGACGACAAGGCCGGCTGCTGTCCTGTGGGAGCTCTTCCAGAGACCAAGACAGACATCAGTCTCTAA
- the PCYT1A gene encoding choline-phosphate cytidylyltransferase A isoform X3, with the protein MVFPAELPDAIRGMEPQGTGRLNSRKRRKEGLGPNGATEADGIPSKMPRNCLGLREPAPFSDELEVDYSKPYIRVTFDEALRGTPLDRPVRVYADGIFDLFHSGHARALMQAKSLFPNTYLIVGVCSDELTHNFKGFTVMNEAERYDAVQHCRYVDEVVRNAPWTLTPEFLAEHRIDFVAHDDIPYSSAGSDDVYQHIKDAGMFAPTQRTEGISTSDIITRIVRDYDVYARRNLQRGYTAKELNVSFINEKKYHLQERVDKVKKRVKDVEEKSKEFVQKVEEKSIDLIQKWEEKSREFIGNFLEMFGPEGALKHMLKEGKGRMLQAISPKQSPSSSPTHDRSPSPSFRWPFTARTPPSSPANLSRNKSAVTYDISEDEED; encoded by the exons GTGTTTCCAGCCGAGCTGCCGGACGCGATTCGCGGGATGGAACCCCAAGGCACAGGCAGGCTGAATtccaggaaaaggaggaaggaagggctggGCCCCAATGGGGCCACCGAGGCAGATGGCATCCCCTCTAAAATGCCACGGAACTGCTTG GGCCTCAGGGAACCAGCTCCATTTTCTGATGAGCTTGAAGTGGACTACAGCAAGCCATACATCCGAGTCACATTTGACGAAGCTTTGAGGGGGACTCCAT TGGACAGACCAGTCAGGGTTTACGCTGATGGAATATTTGACCTCTTCCACTCTGGACATGCCCGGGCCTTGATGCAGGCAAAAAGCCTCTTCCCAAACACGTATCTGATTGTTGGAG TCTGCAGCGACGAATTGACGCACAACTTCAAGGGTTTCACGGTGATGAATGAAGCCGAGCGCTACGATGCTGTGCAGCACTGCCGCTACGTGGATGAGGTGGTGAGGAATGCCCCGTGGACCCTCACGCCAGAGTTTTTGGCTGAGCACAGG ATCGACTTTGTTGCCCACGACGACATCCCGTATTCCTCTGCCGGCAGCGACGATGTCTATCAACACATAAaagatgcag GAATGTTTGCGCCGACCCAGAGGACCGAAGGGATTTCCACGTCGGACATCATCACCCGCATTGTCCGGGACTATGACGTCTATGCACGGCGGAACCTGCAAAGGGGCTACACTGCTAAAGAGCTCAATGTCAGCTTCATCAAC GAGAAGAAATACCATTTGCAGGAGCGCGTGGACAAGGTGAAGAAGAGGGTGAAGGACGTGGAAGAGAAGTCCAAGGAGTTtgtgcagaaagtggaggaaaagAGCATTGACCTCATTCAGAAATGGGAAGAGAAATCCCGCGAGTTCATTGGCAACttcttggagatgtttggccCCGAAGGAGCTCTG AAGCACATGCTGAAAGAGGGGAAGGGGCGTATGCTGCAggccatcagccccaagcagagCCCGAGCAGCAGCCCCACACACGaccgctccccctccccttccttccgcTGGCCCTTCACCGCCAGGACGCCTCCCTCGTCCCCGGCCAACCTCTCCAGGAACAAGTCAGCAGTCACCTATGACATCAGTGAGGACGAGGAGGACTAG